One window of Paludibacter propionicigenes WB4 genomic DNA carries:
- a CDS encoding LuxR C-terminal-related transcriptional regulator, whose protein sequence is MNKEQEIAQLLAELEELFIYNTATPDPTIVENELILSKSYDLELHIADCSKSLFELSTGNFYSHHSIYEPMLGHSVIPAGEKLYSASWIKLTHPNDLTFILRLIKNSIQFVHTLTKREVKKFFLSYVHRIRNVRDEYVFFIVSYRIIPNVESGKPELVVLNHRLCETMSLKNDNLFRLIHVYPTDLFKKSKLFKGVDYFMFTNMEMEIMREVNKGKSCKEIADEQNRCEVTITKHWRNINSKTGIKTTKQACLFAKQLGIMHAQQMQTV, encoded by the coding sequence ATGAACAAAGAACAAGAAATCGCCCAACTACTGGCTGAACTGGAAGAATTGTTTATTTACAACACCGCGACGCCCGATCCGACCATCGTAGAAAATGAACTTATCTTATCTAAATCCTACGATTTGGAACTACACATTGCCGATTGCAGCAAGTCGCTGTTTGAGCTAAGCACCGGAAACTTCTACTCACACCATTCAATCTACGAACCTATGTTGGGACATTCGGTTATACCTGCCGGTGAGAAACTCTATTCGGCCTCTTGGATAAAGCTTACACACCCCAATGATCTGACGTTTATATTGCGACTAATCAAAAACTCCATACAGTTTGTTCATACGCTTACGAAGAGAGAAGTGAAAAAGTTTTTCTTGTCGTACGTGCACCGTATAAGAAATGTGCGCGACGAATATGTTTTTTTTATAGTGAGTTACCGTATCATACCGAACGTTGAAAGCGGAAAACCCGAACTGGTGGTGCTAAACCACAGGCTGTGCGAGACCATGTCACTCAAAAATGATAACCTCTTCAGACTGATACACGTATATCCGACAGATTTGTTCAAAAAGAGCAAGCTTTTCAAAGGGGTGGACTACTTTATGTTTACCAACATGGAGATGGAAATTATGCGGGAAGTCAATAAGGGGAAATCGTGTAAAGAAATTGCCGACGAACAAAATAGATGCGAAGTCACCATTACCAAACACTGGAGAAATATCAATAGCAAAACCGGAATCAAAACTACCAAACAGGCTTGTTTGTTTGCCAAACAGCTGGGTATAATGCATGCTCAACAAATGCAAACGGTGTAA
- a CDS encoding glycoside hydrolase family 97 protein: MKKTRNVILAAFFLFSGTVAVSAQKEVKIQSPDKQLSALVSVTPEGRLSYSIYSKNVQVLAPSPLGLIVDSIDLGNKSKITSKTLYRSIDETYTTVGNHPLVRNRANEADIAVEASGKAYKLIVRVYNDGVAIRYTLPKGAKYINGEMTAWNLPAKTGKVAWSGFSQSYEALSYVTKLDSIPTDKTIMGPITFEVGGCYLSVSEADCETFSDLAFVRKGHLLKADFPFAKKGWEIKSRPDNGPLVLNGTYLNQSVSPWRTTIVTRNMTDLVNSDLLMNLCPAPANGMDFSWVQPGRCLWQWWSVGSPRYDDQKNWYDAAAKLKWEYYLVDDGWRNWRKEDKDQWALLAEVIAYGKTVGVKSIVWVDSKEMREGDKRRTYLEKVKALGADGIKIDFIPDATSDIMQWYMATAQDCAELKLLLNFHGSVKPTGLRRTYPMDITREAVRGNEYHMTRYRRVAPFEQDVCLPFTRYMAGAADFTPVILDPKQLTSKKYTWAHEFSQAIVYLSPITHFTDQYKFYLESPMLDLFREIPTVWDETLVLPCTSMGEVVAFARRKGDRWWIGVMNGGTEREVKINLNFLKKSTKATLIYDDKASNTSIDRQEKTVSPKDVLTISLVPGGGFAARL, translated from the coding sequence ATGAAAAAAACACGAAACGTAATTCTTGCAGCATTCTTTTTGTTCTCCGGAACGGTTGCTGTGTCTGCTCAAAAAGAAGTAAAAATTCAAAGTCCTGACAAACAGCTTTCCGCGCTGGTTTCTGTTACCCCCGAAGGACGTTTATCTTATTCAATTTATTCAAAAAACGTACAGGTATTAGCCCCATCGCCCCTGGGTTTGATTGTGGACAGTATTGATTTAGGCAATAAATCCAAAATAACGTCGAAAACCCTGTACAGAAGCATAGATGAGACTTATACTACTGTAGGAAATCACCCTTTGGTTCGCAATCGTGCCAATGAAGCCGATATCGCTGTTGAAGCATCGGGCAAAGCGTATAAACTGATTGTACGGGTTTACAACGATGGTGTTGCTATACGTTATACCTTGCCCAAAGGAGCAAAATATATAAACGGCGAAATGACTGCCTGGAACCTACCCGCCAAAACAGGCAAGGTTGCGTGGTCGGGTTTTAGTCAGAGCTACGAAGCATTGAGTTATGTGACTAAGCTTGACAGCATTCCTACCGATAAAACCATAATGGGTCCCATTACCTTTGAGGTTGGCGGATGTTACCTGTCTGTCTCCGAAGCAGATTGCGAAACTTTCTCCGATTTGGCTTTCGTGCGTAAAGGTCATCTGCTGAAAGCCGATTTTCCTTTCGCCAAAAAAGGCTGGGAAATAAAAAGCAGACCCGATAACGGACCGTTGGTGCTAAACGGAACCTATCTTAATCAATCGGTGTCTCCGTGGCGTACAACTATAGTTACCCGAAATATGACAGACCTTGTAAATTCGGACTTATTGATGAACCTGTGTCCGGCTCCTGCCAACGGTATGGACTTTTCGTGGGTACAACCCGGACGTTGCTTGTGGCAATGGTGGAGTGTTGGCAGTCCGAGATACGATGATCAGAAAAACTGGTACGATGCTGCTGCAAAACTAAAGTGGGAATATTATCTGGTGGACGATGGTTGGCGTAACTGGCGCAAAGAAGATAAAGACCAGTGGGCATTGCTTGCCGAAGTGATTGCTTATGGAAAAACAGTGGGCGTGAAATCCATTGTTTGGGTCGATTCTAAAGAAATGCGCGAAGGTGATAAACGCCGCACGTATTTAGAAAAAGTAAAAGCGCTTGGTGCCGATGGAATCAAGATTGACTTTATACCCGATGCTACTTCCGATATCATGCAATGGTATATGGCCACAGCACAAGATTGCGCCGAATTAAAATTACTCCTGAATTTTCATGGTAGTGTGAAACCAACAGGTTTACGCCGTACATATCCTATGGACATTACACGCGAAGCTGTGCGTGGCAACGAATATCACATGACTAGATACAGACGTGTAGCTCCATTCGAGCAGGATGTATGTCTGCCTTTTACCCGTTATATGGCCGGGGCTGCCGATTTTACTCCGGTAATACTGGATCCTAAACAACTTACGTCTAAGAAATATACCTGGGCGCACGAGTTTTCTCAAGCCATAGTATATCTTTCGCCGATTACGCATTTTACCGATCAGTATAAGTTCTATCTGGAAAGCCCCATGCTGGACTTATTCCGGGAAATACCTACTGTATGGGACGAGACCCTAGTATTGCCTTGCACCAGCATGGGTGAAGTAGTGGCTTTTGCCCGTCGTAAAGGGGATCGTTGGTGGATAGGTGTAATGAATGGTGGTACTGAAAGAGAGGTAAAGATCAATTTGAATTTCCTCAAAAAATCAACAAAGGCTACCTTGATTTACGACGATAAAGCGAGCAATACCAGCATTGATCGTCAGGAGAAAACCGTATCGCCCAAGGATGTACTGACTATCTCCTTAGTACCGGGAGGTGGATTTGCAGCTCGTCTTTAA
- a CDS encoding sialate O-acetylesterase, with product MKTKLSIILVVMFITVSGTFAQKAKKTDPKFFIYLCFGQSNMEAGARPEEQDKVVDERFQMLAAVDNNKLNRVKGNWYVATPPINRPENGMGPVDFFGRTMVANLPKEYRVGVINVSVAGAKIELWDKAGYKNYLDSAAGWMQNICKQYDGNPYQRLIEMAKIAQQDGVIKGILLHQGESNPNDKAWPQKVKAIYDNILKDLNLKAKDVPFLAGELKSAEEHGVCAAFNTDVLAYLPKALPNSYIISSKGVKGSPDQFHFNTAGMREFGKRYAIQMLKIQGFEYKEAAAAQPADSSK from the coding sequence ATGAAAACAAAACTTAGTATCATCCTGGTGGTTATGTTTATCACCGTTTCCGGAACATTTGCTCAAAAAGCCAAAAAAACTGATCCTAAATTCTTTATTTATCTCTGTTTTGGTCAGTCCAATATGGAAGCAGGAGCACGTCCTGAAGAACAAGACAAAGTGGTGGACGAAAGATTCCAGATGCTTGCCGCTGTGGATAATAACAAACTGAACCGCGTAAAAGGCAATTGGTATGTAGCTACACCTCCGATTAACCGCCCTGAAAATGGTATGGGACCGGTAGATTTCTTTGGTCGTACCATGGTTGCCAATCTTCCAAAAGAATACCGCGTGGGTGTAATCAATGTATCGGTAGCCGGTGCTAAAATTGAATTGTGGGACAAAGCAGGATATAAAAACTACCTGGACAGTGCTGCCGGTTGGATGCAAAACATTTGCAAACAATACGATGGCAATCCTTACCAACGATTGATAGAAATGGCTAAAATAGCTCAACAGGATGGCGTAATCAAGGGCATTCTGCTTCATCAGGGCGAATCGAATCCTAACGACAAGGCCTGGCCACAAAAAGTAAAAGCCATTTACGACAATATTCTTAAGGACTTAAACCTAAAAGCGAAAGATGTTCCTTTTCTGGCGGGTGAATTAAAAAGCGCCGAAGAACATGGTGTATGTGCTGCTTTCAACACCGACGTGTTGGCCTATTTACCAAAGGCTCTTCCTAACTCTTATATCATTTCTTCCAAAGGGGTAAAAGGATCACCGGATCAGTTCCACTTCAACACGGCCGGAATGCGTGAGTTTGGAAAACGCTATGCTATCCAGATGCTCAAAATTCAGGGTTTCGAATACAAAGAAGCCGCTGCTGCTCAGCCTGCTGACAGCTCAAAATAA
- a CDS encoding glycoside hydrolase family 9 protein — protein MKKSNQYVGKALFVFLLVVFQALAVSAQQSAFKLNELGVFKKHGVDLMIYNDSYNAGGFFDEKVNGIEMIQHGVRTVTGGAVRLSPTPEQWDLVPVVTSRVIDAKSNTALITLFYKEFNFTSKIKVEGKDNGCLITVILDQPLPKKLEGKASMNIEFLPAVYFKKTYLMDNQVGIFPQVAAGQMIAEPFSEKIPQFNNLLTSERFGNTYAKPTPFAQGKKLVLSPDDPKSLVSIASSTGEIGLVDGRNLASNGWLVVREVIPAGKTGNVVQWSFTPNSVDGWIKEPVISHSQVGYHPDQQKVAVIEIDPNDKALPTAILYRMDEDGKQVKVLEGNLANAGKFMRYNYFKFDFSSVKQPGIYKIQYGTYASEPFPVGKNVYDNIWHPTLDTWLPVQMDHMFVKEAYRVWHGNPHQDDALQAPTDTLIHDGYRMGHTTGTKYKPYEHIPGLNIGGWFDAGDFDIQTGSHNTVIGYLVSAWEDLKIMRDETMVDKDRKYVAIHHPDGVPDILQQIEHGSLALVAQFRAFGHAIRGIVQPHLWQYNMIGDAGNLTDGLIYNPNLKPFQKDGFTSGTMDDRWAFTTSSPSGDIGSAIALAAAGRALKSYNDSLSAECLAIATKVWNENVAKKTENQNSGDMADFPVDFRRSMSVGQEANLTIELLLATKDKKYSDYLTKIWPAVKNNLGAGRRMSFGAGSMRTLLKAIPYMKDDYKNDLRLQAINTSKQLDSISTTNPYGVPLGQGGFYSQGGNFAMVDWSLNNAKLHQYFPDIISKEYAIRGLNYVLGCHPASSISFVSGVGVNSKRVTYGNNRADFTSIPGGMVPGNYLIKPDFYENQENWPFIWYENEVVVDGCAGYIYLSALVNDILQKETGK, from the coding sequence ATGAAAAAATCAAATCAGTATGTAGGGAAAGCCCTGTTTGTTTTCCTGTTAGTAGTATTTCAGGCTTTAGCTGTTTCAGCTCAACAAAGTGCATTCAAACTGAATGAGTTGGGAGTGTTTAAAAAGCACGGAGTAGATTTAATGATATACAACGATTCATACAATGCCGGTGGCTTTTTTGATGAAAAAGTAAATGGTATTGAAATGATTCAGCACGGTGTCCGTACGGTTACGGGTGGTGCAGTAAGACTTAGTCCTACTCCCGAACAATGGGATTTGGTACCCGTGGTAACAAGCCGTGTGATAGATGCCAAAAGCAATACCGCTCTGATAACGCTGTTTTACAAAGAATTCAACTTTACCAGCAAAATAAAGGTTGAAGGAAAAGACAACGGCTGTTTGATAACCGTCATTCTCGATCAACCGCTACCCAAAAAACTGGAAGGAAAAGCAAGTATGAACATTGAGTTTCTTCCGGCTGTCTATTTCAAAAAAACATACTTGATGGATAATCAGGTAGGTATATTCCCACAGGTGGCAGCAGGTCAAATGATTGCTGAACCTTTTTCAGAAAAAATCCCTCAATTCAATAATCTGCTAACCAGTGAGCGTTTTGGCAATACCTATGCTAAACCCACGCCATTTGCTCAGGGCAAAAAACTCGTATTGTCGCCTGACGATCCAAAGTCTTTGGTAAGTATTGCATCATCTACCGGTGAAATAGGATTGGTAGATGGACGTAATCTGGCATCCAACGGTTGGTTGGTAGTGCGTGAAGTTATTCCGGCCGGAAAAACAGGCAATGTAGTTCAATGGTCTTTTACGCCAAACAGCGTTGACGGATGGATAAAAGAACCTGTAATTTCGCACTCACAGGTAGGTTATCATCCCGATCAGCAAAAAGTAGCTGTTATTGAAATCGATCCGAATGATAAAGCACTGCCAACAGCTATTTTATATCGCATGGACGAAGATGGAAAACAAGTAAAAGTGCTTGAAGGCAATTTGGCTAATGCCGGTAAATTTATGCGTTACAACTACTTTAAGTTTGATTTTTCGTCTGTCAAACAACCTGGAATTTATAAAATACAATACGGAACTTACGCTTCTGAACCATTTCCGGTAGGAAAAAACGTATACGATAACATTTGGCATCCGACCCTTGACACCTGGCTTCCGGTGCAAATGGATCATATGTTTGTAAAAGAAGCATACCGTGTTTGGCATGGCAATCCACATCAGGATGATGCACTACAGGCTCCGACCGATACACTAATCCACGACGGTTATCGTATGGGACATACCACAGGAACCAAATATAAACCTTACGAACACATTCCCGGATTAAATATCGGTGGCTGGTTCGATGCCGGTGATTTTGATATTCAGACCGGTTCGCATAATACAGTGATTGGTTATCTCGTTAGTGCGTGGGAAGACTTGAAAATCATGCGCGATGAAACTATGGTTGATAAAGACCGTAAGTACGTGGCCATTCATCATCCGGACGGAGTGCCTGATATATTACAACAAATTGAACATGGTTCTCTGGCGCTGGTTGCACAGTTCAGAGCTTTTGGACATGCCATTCGGGGGATTGTACAACCACACCTATGGCAGTATAATATGATTGGCGATGCAGGTAATCTGACAGATGGTTTGATTTATAATCCCAACCTGAAACCTTTTCAGAAAGATGGATTCACTTCAGGTACTATGGACGACCGCTGGGCATTTACCACATCGAGTCCATCGGGCGATATAGGATCTGCCATTGCATTAGCAGCTGCCGGCAGAGCCTTGAAATCGTATAACGACAGTTTATCTGCCGAATGCCTTGCAATAGCCACAAAAGTATGGAATGAGAATGTCGCTAAAAAAACTGAAAATCAGAATTCAGGTGATATGGCTGATTTTCCGGTAGATTTCAGAAGATCGATGTCGGTAGGACAGGAGGCCAATCTGACAATAGAGTTGCTGCTTGCAACCAAGGACAAAAAATACTCCGATTATCTTACAAAAATATGGCCGGCAGTAAAGAATAATCTGGGTGCCGGCAGAAGAATGTCGTTTGGCGCCGGTTCAATGAGAACCCTGTTGAAAGCAATACCGTATATGAAAGATGATTACAAAAATGATTTGAGGTTGCAGGCCATTAATACAAGTAAACAACTGGACTCCATCAGTACTACCAATCCGTATGGTGTACCTCTTGGTCAAGGAGGATTCTATTCTCAGGGAGGTAATTTTGCTATGGTCGATTGGTCTCTCAATAATGCCAAACTTCATCAATACTTCCCCGATATTATTAGCAAGGAATATGCAATACGTGGTCTGAATTATGTATTGGGTTGTCATCCGGCATCCAGTATCTCGTTTGTATCGGGCGTAGGTGTAAACTCTAAAAGAGTAACTTACGGTAACAATCGTGCCGACTTTACTTCCATTCCGGGGGGCATGGTGCCGGGTAACTATTTGATTAAACCTGACTTTTATGAGAATCAGGAAAACTGGCCATTTATCTGGTACGAGAATGAAGTGGTAGTTGATGGTTGTGCCGGTTATATCTACTTGTCAGCATTGGTGAATGATATTCTTCAGAAAGAAACCGGAAAATAA
- a CDS encoding DUF5605 domain-containing protein gives MKIRQTTILVLLLLAVPLVAQLKVEKWRTFEIVLKGASGGNPFVDVQVSADFSNGAIKKTVSGFYDGNGIYKIRFMPQETGSWTYVTTSNVKSLRNKKGKFECISNAANNHGPVVVKDTFNFAYADNKPYYPFGTTCYAWVHQGDSLAKQTLQTLSHGYFNKMRMCIFPKDYDWNKNEPALYPFEGKPLTAWDYTRFNPAYFQNIEKRIAQLDSLGIEADLIVFHPYDRWGFKSMNRKTDDLYINYIIARFASYKNVWWSMANEYDFMNEKTMEDWDHFIKLFAEKDPYNHLRGIHNGSKVYDHTNPLLTHASIQNDETFKAKELRRKYKKPVVYDECRYEGNINWSWGNLTAEEMVNKFWRGVTNGGYVGHGETYVTENPVKWGNESSDVLWWSKGGVLRGQSQERIKFLKNIIESAPGYLRPVVNYEWWMPYSAVAYKDEYYLNYYNLDQPRSQIVNLPQKSKYKVEIINAWDMTITSVKGEFSGKSLIQLPQKPFTALRITKINK, from the coding sequence ATGAAAATCAGACAAACTACTATTTTAGTACTGCTGCTCCTGGCTGTTCCTTTAGTTGCTCAGCTAAAAGTTGAAAAATGGCGTACGTTTGAAATTGTTTTAAAAGGAGCTTCCGGTGGAAATCCTTTTGTAGACGTGCAAGTAAGTGCCGACTTTAGCAACGGAGCAATCAAAAAAACGGTTAGCGGTTTTTACGATGGAAATGGTATCTATAAAATACGGTTTATGCCGCAGGAAACCGGCTCATGGACGTATGTTACAACGAGTAACGTAAAATCGCTTCGGAATAAAAAAGGAAAATTTGAATGTATATCCAATGCGGCCAATAATCATGGACCGGTTGTGGTGAAAGATACTTTCAATTTTGCCTATGCCGACAATAAACCTTATTATCCGTTTGGTACTACCTGCTATGCCTGGGTTCATCAGGGCGATAGTCTTGCCAAACAGACCCTGCAAACCCTTTCGCACGGCTATTTCAATAAAATGCGCATGTGTATTTTTCCGAAAGATTATGACTGGAACAAGAATGAGCCGGCTTTATATCCTTTCGAAGGCAAACCGTTAACTGCCTGGGATTATACACGATTTAACCCGGCGTATTTTCAGAATATTGAGAAACGAATAGCTCAGTTAGATTCATTAGGCATAGAAGCCGATTTAATTGTTTTTCATCCTTACGACCGTTGGGGTTTCAAAAGCATGAACCGAAAAACGGATGATCTTTATATCAATTATATCATTGCCCGCTTTGCTTCCTATAAAAACGTTTGGTGGAGCATGGCCAACGAATATGATTTCATGAACGAAAAAACAATGGAAGATTGGGATCATTTTATAAAGCTATTTGCCGAAAAAGATCCATACAATCACCTGCGCGGTATTCACAACGGCAGTAAGGTTTACGACCACACAAACCCTTTACTTACTCATGCCAGTATCCAGAACGATGAAACTTTTAAAGCAAAGGAATTAAGGAGAAAATACAAAAAACCGGTAGTATACGATGAATGCAGATACGAAGGAAACATAAACTGGTCGTGGGGAAACCTGACTGCCGAAGAAATGGTGAATAAGTTTTGGCGTGGAGTTACCAATGGAGGATATGTAGGGCATGGAGAAACCTATGTTACCGAAAATCCTGTCAAATGGGGAAATGAATCAAGCGATGTTTTGTGGTGGTCAAAAGGAGGAGTGCTCCGCGGGCAAAGTCAGGAAAGAATAAAGTTCCTGAAAAACATAATAGAATCTGCACCGGGTTATTTGCGCCCTGTGGTGAATTATGAATGGTGGATGCCATATTCTGCTGTTGCCTATAAAGATGAATACTACCTGAACTATTATAATTTGGATCAGCCACGCAGTCAGATTGTCAATTTACCGCAGAAATCTAAATACAAAGTTGAAATAATTAATGCCTGGGACATGACAATTACGTCGGTTAAAGGTGAATTCAGCGGGAAAAGTTTGATTCAACTTCCACAAAAACCTTTTACTGCATTGAGAATTACTAAGATTAATAAGTAA
- a CDS encoding glycoside hydrolase family 5 protein → MKHTKIFLLLALQVVFLFSSCSKAGKNEIGSAENMLKVSGDQIVNQKGDTICLRGFGLGGMLHMENFIDGYPANEQTMRDGLLQAMGEKKYNLYFDTFIKSYFTEPDAQYIHSLGLNLVRIPINYRLFEDDMNPGVYKETAFAYLDKVIELCAKNQIYTIIDFHALPGAQNQHWHSDNPTHVASLWLYKDFQDRAVHLWEAIAKRYKNQSWVAGYDLINEPADHTGKMLLPYYKRLKDAIRKIDNNHILFIEGDKYAADFSPFTEVWDNVVYTNHDYAVPGFINGGDYPGYTGKRYYDKDTLEYDYLKKSEFMYKHKVPIWVGEFGPVYTGDPKKDEMRYQILKDQLAYYDKYKVSWCIWLYKDMGLQAIMHQKENTPYMKLVSKFLARKDSLGADAWGSSDKNIRQVLLPLEQMFDKEFPSYNPYPKGSRSQINLMVRHILISEALVPEYSNLFKNLSEEQIKAVAESFRFENYVKRDRLEKILTRKEK, encoded by the coding sequence ATGAAACACACTAAGATTTTTCTACTTTTAGCTCTTCAGGTTGTCTTCCTGTTCTCGTCCTGTTCAAAAGCCGGAAAAAATGAAATTGGCTCAGCCGAGAATATGCTAAAAGTTTCCGGAGATCAAATTGTCAATCAAAAAGGCGATACTATTTGTCTGCGCGGTTTTGGGTTAGGAGGGATGCTTCACATGGAGAATTTCATTGACGGTTATCCTGCCAATGAGCAAACCATGCGCGATGGGCTATTGCAGGCAATGGGAGAGAAAAAATATAATTTGTATTTCGATACTTTCATTAAAAGTTATTTCACGGAACCCGATGCTCAGTACATTCACAGTTTGGGTCTGAATCTGGTGCGCATTCCTATCAATTATCGACTTTTTGAAGATGATATGAATCCGGGTGTGTATAAAGAAACTGCTTTTGCCTATCTCGACAAAGTAATAGAATTATGCGCTAAAAATCAGATTTATACCATCATAGACTTTCATGCTTTACCTGGTGCCCAAAACCAACACTGGCATAGCGATAATCCCACTCATGTGGCTTCTTTGTGGCTTTATAAAGATTTTCAGGACAGGGCGGTGCATTTATGGGAAGCTATTGCAAAACGGTATAAAAACCAATCATGGGTTGCAGGTTATGACTTAATTAATGAACCGGCTGATCATACCGGCAAAATGCTACTCCCTTATTACAAGCGTTTAAAAGACGCTATCAGAAAGATAGATAATAATCATATATTATTTATTGAGGGAGATAAATATGCTGCTGACTTTAGCCCGTTTACCGAAGTTTGGGACAATGTGGTATATACCAACCACGATTATGCAGTTCCCGGATTTATCAATGGTGGCGATTATCCGGGTTACACAGGTAAAAGGTATTATGATAAAGATACGCTGGAATATGACTATCTGAAGAAGAGTGAATTTATGTACAAACACAAAGTTCCGATTTGGGTAGGCGAATTCGGACCTGTTTATACCGGTGATCCTAAGAAAGATGAAATGAGATATCAGATACTCAAAGATCAGTTGGCTTATTATGACAAGTATAAAGTGAGCTGGTGTATTTGGCTTTATAAAGATATGGGATTACAAGCCATTATGCATCAAAAAGAGAATACGCCTTATATGAAGTTGGTATCGAAATTCCTTGCTCGAAAAGATTCTTTAGGAGCTGATGCCTGGGGATCAAGTGATAAGAATATTCGTCAGGTGCTTTTGCCTCTGGAACAAATGTTTGACAAGGAATTCCCTTCTTATAACCCTTATCCAAAAGGATCCAGAAGCCAGATTAACTTGATGGTTAGACACATTCTTATTTCCGAAGCACTTGTACCAGAATATTCCAACTTATTCAAAAATTTGTCTGAAGAACAAATTAAAGCTGTCGCAGAATCTTTCCGCTTTGAAAATTATGTAAAACGTGATAGACTCGAAAAAATACTGACTCGTAAGGAAAAGTAG
- a CDS encoding glycoside hydrolase family 43 protein, protein MKNIFSQISVITICLFVSISAFSQKANTDTLPAGIVIVPKLEKAPKFNEKDLAGYLLVYFKDQNQSAYFAISTDGYTFTDVNGGHPIFKGTELAEQKGVRDPHITRGPDGAFYLAMTDLHVFGKRAGFRDTEFERPQEKYGWGNNRAIVLMKSYDLIHWTHSDFRVDKAFPELGDIDCSWAPETVYDPVMKKMMVYFTIRYNNKECHLYYSYTDKNFTKLETKPELITGVDGLDGDITKVGNQYQMFYVSGAKVLHAVSDKINQGYKAETRRIDPEKVSTEAPNVFKRIGTDKYVLMYDVYGARPSNMGFSETTDFINYTNLGHFNEGVMKTTNFSSPKHGAVTYLTRKELKAIAEHWKMNIKLD, encoded by the coding sequence ATGAAAAATATTTTTTCTCAAATTTCAGTGATAACAATATGCTTATTTGTTTCAATAAGCGCATTTTCTCAAAAAGCAAACACCGATACTCTACCCGCAGGTATCGTCATTGTTCCCAAACTTGAAAAAGCTCCAAAATTCAATGAGAAAGATTTAGCGGGATATTTATTGGTCTATTTCAAAGATCAAAACCAATCTGCTTATTTTGCTATAAGCACTGATGGTTATACTTTTACGGATGTAAATGGTGGTCATCCAATATTTAAAGGTACTGAATTGGCCGAACAAAAAGGAGTACGCGACCCACACATTACCCGTGGACCTGATGGTGCCTTTTACCTTGCAATGACCGACTTACATGTGTTTGGTAAACGTGCCGGTTTTCGCGATACGGAATTTGAACGACCACAAGAAAAATACGGGTGGGGAAATAACCGCGCCATTGTGCTGATGAAGTCTTACGATCTCATTCACTGGACTCATTCTGATTTTCGCGTTGATAAAGCTTTTCCCGAACTTGGTGACATTGATTGTTCATGGGCTCCGGAAACTGTTTACGATCCGGTTATGAAAAAGATGATGGTTTATTTTACAATACGTTACAACAACAAGGAATGCCATCTCTATTATTCTTATACCGATAAGAATTTTACAAAACTGGAAACCAAACCTGAACTTATCACCGGTGTCGATGGTCTTGATGGTGACATTACAAAAGTGGGCAATCAGTACCAAATGTTTTATGTGTCAGGAGCAAAGGTATTGCATGCCGTTTCAGACAAAATTAATCAGGGATACAAAGCGGAAACCAGACGTATTGATCCGGAAAAAGTGTCTACCGAAGCGCCAAACGTTTTCAAAAGAATTGGCACTGATAAATATGTACTTATGTATGATGTTTACGGTGCACGCCCCAGCAATATGGGATTCAGCGAAACAACTGACTTTATTAACTATACAAACTTAGGACATTTCAACGAAGGTGTTATGAAAACTACTAACTTTAGCAGTCCAAAACACGGAGCGGTAACTTATCTTACCAGAAAAGAATTGAAAGCCATTGCAGAGCATTGGAAGATGAATATAAAGCTTGACTAA